A stretch of Desulfobacter hydrogenophilus DNA encodes these proteins:
- a CDS encoding ATP-binding protein encodes MKKIKITTNIPPLILIGTIIVLFPIFAFMTIDRINKQKEQSINLLLEKGTALIRAFEAGTYTGMMNMRWSGTAVENLLAETAALPDISYLFIVNKDGEILVHNQKKKEGNLYGRDLDLQAVIKENKTGWRIIEDQSGNQVFEVHKKFSPLNTNRSQRSNLMMGMHRRMHGNWFNEIDLYKDTIIFVGLDMELITSADRSDTQHAIMMGIILALIGFTGFVLVFIVQRYSQARSSLSRIQVFSDNLVENMPIGLIATDMNSRVISINPAASAILDISQDLNLQGIDNVLPGEIRHLLETIPGEKGLIEKEIIIKRGDKSESTLEAIVSPLFDKEGTSLGTLLILRDKTELHRLRTEIEQNKRLAAIGRLAAGVAHEIRNPLSSLKGYATFFKEIFDPDSENFTIADTMTKEVDRLNRVVGELVELAKPVAVSGSPVDVGALVSECLQLIAYEPDAEHIEINTAIEPGLPQINADADRLKQVLLNLCLNAIQAMENSGVLNIKIYNEMSGETIIIEVSDTGCGIKQEELHDIFEPYFTTKLSGTGLGLSIVHNIVKAHKGRIEVSSKQGKGTVFKVFLPKRIS; translated from the coding sequence ATGAAAAAAATTAAAATTACAACGAACATCCCTCCCCTGATTCTCATTGGAACGATTATTGTTCTTTTCCCAATTTTCGCCTTTATGACGATTGACAGGATCAACAAGCAAAAAGAGCAAAGTATAAACCTGCTGCTTGAAAAGGGCACTGCATTGATCAGGGCATTTGAGGCCGGAACCTATACAGGAATGATGAATATGAGGTGGTCTGGTACTGCTGTGGAAAATCTGCTGGCAGAAACCGCTGCACTGCCCGACATTTCTTACCTGTTTATTGTAAATAAGGATGGGGAAATACTGGTTCACAATCAGAAAAAAAAAGAAGGAAACCTGTATGGCCGGGATCTGGATCTTCAGGCTGTGATTAAGGAGAATAAAACCGGATGGAGAATTATAGAAGATCAAAGCGGTAATCAGGTATTTGAGGTACACAAAAAATTTTCACCGCTAAACACGAACAGATCACAGCGCTCAAACTTGATGATGGGCATGCATCGCAGAATGCATGGCAATTGGTTCAATGAGATTGATTTGTATAAAGATACGATAATTTTTGTCGGCCTTGACATGGAATTGATCACAAGTGCAGACAGGAGTGATACCCAGCATGCGATAATGATGGGAATAATTCTGGCGTTGATAGGGTTTACCGGGTTCGTCCTGGTATTTATCGTTCAGCGGTACAGCCAGGCTAGATCATCTCTTTCAAGAATACAGGTATTCTCCGATAATCTTGTGGAAAATATGCCGATAGGGCTGATCGCCACTGATATGAACAGCCGGGTCATTTCAATCAATCCCGCAGCTTCAGCTATTCTGGATATCTCTCAGGATCTCAATCTACAGGGGATCGACAATGTTCTTCCCGGTGAAATCAGACATCTGCTTGAAACAATTCCAGGCGAAAAGGGCCTGATTGAAAAAGAGATTATAATTAAAAGAGGTGACAAGTCAGAGAGTACACTGGAAGCAATTGTCAGTCCGCTATTTGATAAAGAGGGAACTTCTCTGGGCACCCTGCTGATCCTGCGTGATAAAACAGAACTTCATCGTCTTAGAACCGAGATTGAACAAAATAAACGGCTTGCTGCAATCGGCAGGCTTGCGGCTGGCGTGGCCCATGAGATAAGGAACCCTTTGAGTTCCCTGAAAGGATACGCTACTTTTTTCAAAGAGATTTTTGATCCTGATTCTGAAAACTTCACGATAGCCGACACGATGACCAAAGAGGTAGACAGGCTGAATCGAGTGGTTGGGGAGCTGGTAGAACTTGCCAAACCGGTAGCTGTTTCAGGAAGTCCAGTCGATGTTGGCGCGCTTGTTTCCGAATGCCTGCAGTTGATCGCCTATGAACCGGATGCAGAACATATCGAAATAAACACAGCTATCGAACCTGGGCTGCCCCAGATCAATGCGGATGCGGACAGACTGAAACAGGTATTGCTTAATCTCTGCCTCAATGCAATTCAGGCCATGGAAAATTCAGGTGTATTGAATATTAAAATATATAATGAAATGTCTGGTGAAACCATTATTATTGAAGTGTCTGATACAGGATGCGGAATAAAGCAGGAAGAACTTCATGATATTTTTGAACCTTATTTCACGACAAAGCTTTCCGGCACAGGACTTGGACTGTCTATCGTGCATAATATCGTAAAGGCTCATAAAGGGAGAATAGAGGTTTCGAGCAAACAGGGAAAAGGTACGGTATTTAAAGTTTTTTTACCCAAAAGGATATCCTGA
- a CDS encoding SoxR reducing system RseC family protein: MKKEDMMHTRGLVIKKEKNGFAQVVMDRKSACSGCDTGKVDKCRSCLTGTKIKARVHNSKGAEEGDIVTVSMSRAKIMKGDAAFYLIPVIFLIAGAFIGSSLGDFLTIDNSISAIIGGFVSLVFGFYIVRKISERMNSDQGLVPEITEIVSSGSSNIPVK, from the coding sequence ATGAAAAAAGAAGATATGATGCATACAAGAGGGCTTGTTATTAAAAAAGAAAAGAACGGATTTGCACAGGTCGTCATGGATCGAAAAAGTGCCTGTTCAGGGTGTGATACGGGGAAGGTGGACAAGTGCCGCTCCTGTCTGACAGGAACGAAAATAAAAGCCAGGGTTCACAATTCCAAAGGTGCTGAGGAAGGGGACATTGTTACGGTCAGTATGAGCCGGGCAAAAATCATGAAAGGGGATGCCGCTTTTTATTTGATCCCAGTTATTTTCCTGATTGCAGGGGCCTTTATCGGTTCTTCTCTTGGGGATTTTTTGACGATCGACAACAGCATCTCAGCCATAATTGGTGGATTTGTCAGTCTTGTTTTCGGATTTTACATTGTCCGGAAAATATCCGAGCGCATGAATTCAGACCAGGGACTGGTCCCGGAAATTACGGAGATCGTCTCTTCAGGTTCCAGTAACATCCCGGTCAAATGA
- a CDS encoding periplasmic heavy metal sensor encodes MTNHSIKKVFILGTILLLTAFAAYAFAHGSGYNMGGGYHRGGYGMMDGYHMGGHMWNDLSVEDQQMMHDQMNKFFSETQEVRSEYYQKRVELNKEYSKPEKDQTKIDTLEKELFDLSSKIEKKRFDHKREMQKLFSDKAPGFNYGMGMGGHGYGGCF; translated from the coding sequence ATGACTAATCATTCAATCAAAAAAGTTTTTATTCTCGGAACCATCCTTCTTCTTACCGCTTTTGCAGCCTATGCATTTGCCCATGGCAGTGGCTATAACATGGGGGGCGGCTATCACAGGGGTGGTTACGGCATGATGGATGGCTACCATATGGGCGGCCACATGTGGAATGATCTGTCCGTGGAAGATCAGCAGATGATGCACGACCAGATGAATAAATTTTTCTCAGAAACTCAGGAGGTTAGAAGTGAATATTACCAGAAACGCGTCGAATTGAATAAGGAATATTCAAAGCCTGAGAAAGACCAGACTAAAATAGACACGTTAGAAAAAGAACTGTTTGATCTGTCTTCAAAGATTGAAAAAAAACGTTTTGACCATAAAAGAGAAATGCAGAAGCTTTTTTCTGACAAAGCCCCTGGTTTTAATTACGGCATGGGCATGGGTGGACACGGATACGGTGGCTGTTTCTAA
- a CDS encoding metal-sensitive transcriptional regulator, which translates to MNPGYKDQIPSLNRIEGQIKGIKKMVEDGRYCVDILTQLKAVKAAVHKVEQEILKSHMQHCLMHVVQSKNENDILEKIEELMQLLSKRI; encoded by the coding sequence ATGAACCCCGGATATAAAGACCAGATACCCAGTTTAAATCGTATTGAAGGACAGATTAAAGGTATCAAAAAAATGGTAGAGGACGGCCGGTACTGTGTTGACATTTTAACTCAGCTCAAAGCAGTTAAAGCGGCTGTTCACAAAGTCGAGCAGGAGATACTAAAATCACATATGCAGCATTGCTTAATGCATGTAGTGCAGTCAAAAAATGAAAACGATATTTTAGAAAAGATTGAAGAATTAATGCAGCTCTTAAGCAAGCGAATATAA
- a CDS encoding SHOCT domain-containing protein produces MMKNIISLGIWVLAILFVFTGSSIAGWGNTQAFYPGAHMMGGGYMGWSMIFFWVILLVILILVVRWIIKLSQSDNAHQTALDLLKKRLANGEIDIEEFKEKSKFL; encoded by the coding sequence ATGATGAAAAATATAATTTCCCTTGGCATATGGGTATTAGCCATACTATTTGTTTTTACAGGAAGTTCCATTGCCGGATGGGGTAACACCCAGGCCTTCTATCCAGGCGCTCACATGATGGGCGGCGGATATATGGGCTGGTCGATGATTTTTTTCTGGGTAATCCTTCTGGTTATATTAATCCTTGTTGTCCGGTGGATAATTAAGCTGAGCCAGTCAGACAATGCCCATCAGACCGCGTTGGATTTATTGAAAAAACGTTTGGCAAATGGTGAAATTGATATCGAAGAATTTAAAGAAAAAAGCAAATTTTTATGA
- a CDS encoding YHS domain-containing protein has protein sequence MTRSQAQKLRVQKDLVCGMDVASENAQFTFELDNKTYYFCAAACRDKFEKPPDKYLKHSSFFLKRWWDNYLKRLNKVTNGKSQCCH, from the coding sequence ATGACACGTTCACAAGCCCAAAAATTAAGGGTACAAAAAGATTTGGTCTGCGGGATGGATGTTGCCTCCGAAAATGCTCAATTTACTTTTGAACTGGACAACAAGACCTACTACTTCTGCGCAGCAGCCTGCCGTGACAAATTTGAAAAGCCCCCTGATAAATACCTGAAACACAGTTCATTTTTTCTCAAAAGATGGTGGGACAATTATTTGAAACGATTGAACAAAGTCACCAACGGCAAGTCCCAGTGCTGCCATTAG
- a CDS encoding sigma-54-dependent transcriptional regulator: MKKNKSTILVVDDDQTHRNMLKTLLAKWGYLIEEADDGQVAINLVEKKPYDLILMDIKMIKVSGLVALAEIKKINPAIPVIIMTAFSSVQTAVDALKNGAYDYLTKPFDFDKLKLTIQRSLEHTRLKKENLQLRESLGKNFDCSNIIGRHESMKELIQTVSQVAGTDATVLINGESGTGKELIAGALHYNSHRKNGPFIKINCAAITETLLESELFGHEKGAFTGANRSKEGKFQLADHGSIFLDEISETSMSMQVKLLRALQEREITPVGGERSIKIDTRIIAATNKNLVDLIAGDDFREDLYYRLNVISLKVPPLRQRTGDIPLLAQHFLKIYSEKNNRPIKGFTPDGMDKLTNHNWPGNVRELMNTIERSVILSTRNYLGAHEIQIEDKSAESSETGNRNNNSIDLGDRSLHEIEKLAILKMLEKTGNNKSETARRLGIARRTLHLKLKEYGVMD; encoded by the coding sequence ATGAAAAAAAACAAAAGCACGATTCTGGTTGTTGATGATGATCAGACTCACCGGAATATGCTTAAAACATTATTGGCCAAATGGGGGTATCTCATTGAGGAAGCGGACGACGGGCAGGTTGCCATTAATCTGGTTGAAAAAAAGCCCTACGATCTGATTCTTATGGATATTAAAATGATAAAAGTCTCCGGACTGGTTGCCTTGGCTGAAATAAAAAAAATAAATCCTGCCATACCCGTAATTATCATGACGGCTTTTTCTTCCGTCCAAACTGCGGTAGATGCTTTGAAGAATGGTGCATACGATTACCTGACCAAGCCGTTTGACTTCGACAAGTTGAAACTTACTATCCAACGTTCTCTTGAACACACCCGGCTCAAAAAAGAAAACCTACAGCTCAGGGAGAGTCTCGGAAAAAATTTTGACTGCAGTAATATCATTGGCAGACATGAATCCATGAAGGAACTGATTCAGACCGTTTCTCAGGTTGCCGGGACAGATGCCACTGTGCTAATCAACGGGGAATCAGGCACAGGGAAGGAGTTGATCGCTGGTGCGCTTCATTACAACAGTCATCGGAAAAATGGACCTTTTATAAAAATCAATTGTGCGGCAATTACGGAGACATTACTGGAATCTGAGTTGTTCGGCCATGAAAAAGGCGCTTTTACAGGCGCAAACCGCAGTAAAGAAGGGAAATTTCAACTGGCCGACCATGGAAGCATTTTTTTAGATGAAATCAGTGAGACATCAATGTCCATGCAGGTCAAACTGCTAAGAGCACTGCAGGAAAGAGAAATCACGCCTGTTGGCGGGGAAAGATCAATCAAAATAGACACCAGGATAATTGCGGCAACCAATAAGAATCTCGTTGACCTGATAGCCGGCGATGATTTCAGAGAAGATTTGTATTATCGCTTGAATGTCATCAGTCTAAAAGTTCCTCCTTTAAGGCAGAGGACCGGCGATATACCTCTTCTTGCACAGCATTTTTTAAAGATCTATTCTGAAAAAAACAACAGACCTATTAAGGGGTTCACCCCGGATGGAATGGACAAGCTGACAAATCATAACTGGCCGGGAAATGTCCGGGAGTTAATGAATACAATTGAGAGAAGTGTTATACTTTCAACCCGGAACTATCTGGGAGCCCATGAAATCCAGATCGAAGATAAAAGCGCCGAATCGTCAGAGACCGGAAATCGCAACAACAATTCAATCGATTTAGGAGACAGATCTCTGCACGAGATTGAAAAACTTGCCATATTGAAAATGCTGGAAAAGACAGGAAATAATAAGAGTGAAACCGCCAGGCGGTTAGGTATAGCCAGAAGGACCCTTCACCTAAAACTCAAAGAATACGGCGTCATGGATTAA
- a CDS encoding tyrosine-type recombinase/integrase produces the protein MKNLNHPKKGSHISVEPIRKQKDIKLIKKVLRDSPRNFCLFVLGINTNLRASDLLSIKVHQVRHLQPGEEITLKEKKTHKPRRINLNRVCIEAIQNLLRSQEYTDDDFLFLNNRKNKKALTVSSLSTLVKKWSKDINLKGNYASHSLRKTWGYHQRVTFGVGIPELMVCFNHSSQKQTLDYLCIQPEEIKSVYQNEL, from the coding sequence ATGAAAAATTTAAATCATCCTAAGAAGGGAAGCCATATTTCTGTTGAGCCGATCCGGAAACAAAAAGACATTAAGCTGATTAAAAAAGTATTGCGGGATTCTCCTCGAAATTTTTGTTTATTCGTTTTAGGGATCAACACCAATCTTCGGGCTTCAGATCTGCTGAGTATCAAAGTTCATCAAGTGAGGCACCTTCAGCCCGGGGAAGAAATTACCCTGAAGGAAAAAAAGACACACAAACCAAGACGGATTAACCTAAACAGAGTTTGCATTGAAGCTATTCAAAATCTGCTTAGATCGCAAGAATATACGGATGATGACTTCCTTTTTCTGAATAACCGGAAAAACAAAAAGGCTCTGACGGTTTCCAGCCTGAGCACTTTGGTTAAAAAATGGTCTAAGGATATCAACCTGAAAGGGAATTATGCCAGCCATTCCCTAAGAAAAACCTGGGGATATCATCAGCGGGTCACCTTTGGCGTTGGGATTCCCGAATTAATGGTTTGTTTCAATCACTCCAGCCAGAAGCAAACTTTAGACTATCTGTGCATCCAGCCCGAAGAGATTAAAAGCGTCTATCAAAACGAACTTTAA
- the relB gene encoding type II toxin-antitoxin system RelB family antitoxin codes for MPTSVRLPEETEKRLAALALETGRSKAFYIREAILKYIDEMDDVYLAEKRI; via the coding sequence ATGCCAACATCAGTAAGATTACCAGAGGAAACAGAAAAAAGATTAGCGGCCCTGGCTTTAGAAACGGGTCGGTCAAAAGCCTTTTATATCCGTGAAGCCATTTTGAAATATATAGATGAAATGGATGATGTTTATTTAGCCGAAAAACGCATTTAA
- a CDS encoding type II toxin-antitoxin system RelE family toxin — protein sequence MSVAQFQKDAEKELARIDRQQAKRTLRYLFERIATEEDPKRFGDGLKSNLASLWKYRIGDYRIIYEIQDVVVKVVVVRIGHRRDVYKF from the coding sequence ATATCGGTAGCCCAATTTCAAAAGGATGCTGAAAAAGAACTTGCTCGAATTGATCGGCAACAGGCAAAGCGTACTTTGCGGTACCTGTTTGAAAGAATTGCCACTGAAGAAGACCCCAAGCGATTCGGGGACGGCCTGAAAAGCAATTTGGCCAGCTTGTGGAAGTATCGCATTGGGGATTATCGAATTATTTATGAAATTCAGGACGTCGTTGTAAAAGTCGTTGTGGTTCGTATCGGTCATCGTCGAGACGTCTACAAATTCTGA
- a CDS encoding DUF1566 domain-containing protein: MNRFLLENETVIDRQTGLMWTKNAALLDFPMSWNEALNIVKELNKSTLYGYQNWKIPNRKELLSLMSHNTINPSLPIDHPFTNVFTGYYWTSSTCARLPDQAWYIHLGGARVFKGMKYGSYMVWPVRTVESPNKSKLFQTGQKTCFDESGIIIDCHDTGQDGELQAGIEFTRDRFINNKQTIYDNDTGLTWLRDANFHSEMTDWASAFNLISKMNTELVYGHNDWRVPNIIELESLTDMSQHSPALLDGHLFNDVQKFYWSSTTSMYDTNYAWVLYMVDGSIGVGYKPLSEFYLWPVRGKEKMMIL, translated from the coding sequence ATGAATCGTTTTTTGTTAGAGAATGAAACTGTAATTGATAGGCAGACGGGTTTGATGTGGACAAAAAATGCCGCTTTATTAGATTTCCCCATGAGTTGGAATGAGGCTTTAAATATTGTTAAAGAGCTCAACAAATCAACCCTTTATGGCTACCAAAATTGGAAAATCCCCAATCGTAAAGAATTATTGAGTTTGATGAGTCATAATACGATTAATCCAAGTCTGCCAATCGACCATCCTTTTACAAACGTATTTACCGGTTACTATTGGACTTCTTCAACTTGTGCAAGATTGCCTGATCAGGCATGGTACATTCATTTGGGAGGTGCCAGAGTATTCAAGGGAATGAAATATGGTTCATATATGGTTTGGCCTGTCCGAACTGTAGAAAGCCCGAATAAAAGCAAATTGTTTCAGACCGGGCAAAAGACTTGTTTTGATGAAAGCGGTATTATTATAGATTGTCATGATACCGGTCAAGATGGCGAGTTACAGGCAGGCATTGAGTTCACCAGGGATCGTTTCATAAATAATAAACAGACTATCTATGACAATGATACAGGTCTGACATGGTTACGAGATGCAAATTTCCATAGTGAAATGACGGATTGGGCTTCGGCTTTTAATTTGATTTCAAAGATGAATACAGAACTGGTATATGGACACAATGATTGGCGAGTCCCCAATATTATTGAACTGGAGAGTTTAACAGATATGAGCCAACATTCTCCAGCTTTGCTGGATGGTCATTTATTTAATGATGTACAGAAATTTTATTGGTCTTCAACCACGAGCATGTATGATACGAATTATGCATGGGTATTGTATATGGTAGACGGATCTATTGGCGTTGGATATAAGCCGTTATCGGAATTTTATCTCTGGCCTGTAAGAGGAAAAGAAAAAATGATGATCTTATGA
- a CDS encoding heavy metal translocating P-type ATPase, which yields MSIKTQLLDINGMTCGACVRHVENAAKEVPGVKDASVNFATEKLKVSYQPEKFKIEDLTAAIKKAGYEGYPEKTENSKTFGVKGMTCAACVKRVEDAIADVKGIKSATVNLATEKVRITFSDNELDLSDIFHVVETAGYQLVEAGEEESENKKNIELKRQFTSLVVSIGFAIPLLLIAMLEMVGIPLPDFISPMHSPKTFAVSQLFLTIPIIFCGLHFYVKGFPALFRGHPNMDSLIAIGTTSAIVYSAFNTVLILTGRTDLVMHLYYETAGVIIALIKVGKYMEAVSKGKTSGAIKKLMGLQPKTAILVKEGKESIVPIEQVVPGDVLLAKPGEKIAVDGTVLEGRTSVDESMLTGESIPVDKTAGDTVIGASMNQTGTIRYRADRVGKETALAQIIQLVEEAQGSKAPIARMADIIAGYFVPVVIGIALVSSGAWFIGGAEISFALKIFIAVLVIACPCALGLATPTAIMVGTGRGASLGILIKGGQPLEIASRVKTIVFDKTGTITEGEPKVTDVIAFNGFEKNEVLQFSASAEKGSEHSLGAAIVKEYEKLDTPFHQLNDFTAVAGRGIRANVNDRNLMLGNIEFMTENNISANDIPEADILSKEGKTVMYLALDGKLAGIIAVADVVKSDSADAIAKLHKMGIKTVMLTGDNKLTAAAIAKQVKIDEVVSQVMPGEKAENVKQLQADGSFVAMVGDGINDAPALAQSDIGFAIGSGTDVAMESAGIVLMQNSLSGVVTAIQLSRATLRNIKENLFWAFAYNTAGIPVAAGVLYLFGGPVLNPMFAAAAMAMSSVSVVTNALRLRYFKPDEGIQYPDQNIKSENKETEMKTKINIDGMSCMHCAKTVTEKLNGVEGISSTTVNLEEKHAIVDSNSPVDEALVTQVITDAGYKVLGIEAHK from the coding sequence ATGAGTATTAAGACCCAACTATTAGATATCAATGGCATGACATGCGGCGCATGCGTTCGTCATGTCGAAAATGCCGCAAAAGAGGTGCCGGGCGTTAAAGACGCTTCGGTAAATTTTGCGACAGAAAAGTTGAAAGTTTCATACCAACCTGAAAAATTTAAAATAGAGGATCTAACAGCAGCAATAAAGAAAGCAGGATACGAAGGATATCCTGAGAAGACGGAAAATTCAAAGACGTTTGGCGTCAAAGGGATGACCTGCGCAGCATGTGTAAAGAGAGTAGAAGATGCAATTGCCGATGTGAAAGGGATAAAATCGGCAACAGTTAATTTGGCAACCGAGAAAGTCCGTATAACTTTTTCAGATAATGAACTGGATCTTTCTGATATTTTCCATGTGGTTGAAACAGCAGGCTACCAACTTGTGGAAGCCGGTGAAGAAGAGTCTGAAAATAAGAAAAACATAGAACTTAAACGGCAATTTACCAGCCTTGTTGTTTCCATAGGTTTTGCGATTCCATTGCTTCTTATTGCCATGCTTGAGATGGTCGGCATTCCCCTTCCGGACTTTATCAGTCCGATGCACAGCCCGAAAACGTTTGCTGTGAGTCAACTATTCCTCACGATTCCCATAATTTTCTGCGGTCTCCATTTTTATGTTAAAGGGTTTCCTGCCCTTTTCAGGGGGCATCCAAATATGGACTCTCTCATCGCCATAGGTACAACCTCAGCTATCGTTTACAGTGCGTTTAATACCGTCCTGATACTGACAGGCAGGACGGATCTTGTGATGCACCTGTATTATGAAACTGCCGGGGTGATCATCGCATTAATAAAGGTTGGAAAATATATGGAGGCTGTCAGCAAAGGCAAAACATCAGGCGCAATAAAAAAACTGATGGGATTACAGCCTAAAACAGCTATCCTTGTGAAAGAGGGTAAGGAATCCATTGTCCCGATTGAGCAAGTTGTTCCAGGTGATGTGCTCTTGGCAAAGCCTGGAGAAAAAATTGCTGTGGACGGTACTGTTCTTGAAGGACGCACATCGGTCGATGAATCCATGTTGACAGGGGAAAGTATCCCGGTTGACAAAACAGCCGGCGATACGGTTATAGGTGCCAGCATGAATCAGACCGGAACGATTCGTTACCGCGCAGACCGAGTCGGCAAAGAAACAGCGCTTGCCCAGATCATTCAGTTGGTTGAGGAGGCCCAGGGGAGTAAGGCGCCTATTGCAAGAATGGCTGATATCATTGCCGGCTATTTTGTTCCGGTGGTTATTGGTATCGCCCTGGTTTCAAGTGGTGCCTGGTTTATCGGCGGTGCAGAAATAAGCTTTGCGCTGAAAATTTTTATTGCAGTACTTGTGATTGCCTGCCCTTGCGCCCTGGGACTTGCAACGCCGACGGCAATTATGGTCGGTACAGGACGGGGGGCTTCTCTGGGTATTTTGATCAAGGGTGGTCAACCTTTGGAAATCGCCAGCCGGGTTAAAACCATTGTGTTTGATAAAACCGGCACCATCACAGAGGGTGAACCAAAGGTGACCGATGTTATCGCATTTAACGGTTTTGAAAAAAATGAAGTTTTACAGTTTTCAGCATCAGCAGAAAAAGGATCTGAACATTCTTTAGGTGCCGCCATTGTAAAAGAATATGAAAAGCTGGATACGCCCTTCCATCAGCTGAACGATTTTACTGCAGTGGCAGGCCGGGGCATTCGGGCAAACGTAAATGATAGAAACCTGATGCTTGGCAATATTGAATTCATGACTGAAAATAATATCTCTGCAAACGATATTCCAGAAGCCGACATCTTATCTAAGGAAGGTAAAACAGTCATGTATTTGGCATTGGATGGGAAATTAGCCGGGATCATTGCGGTTGCAGACGTCGTGAAATCCGATTCAGCGGATGCCATTGCAAAACTCCACAAGATGGGAATTAAAACGGTAATGCTGACTGGTGACAACAAACTAACGGCTGCCGCCATAGCAAAACAGGTGAAAATAGATGAAGTCGTATCGCAGGTCATGCCTGGCGAAAAAGCGGAGAACGTTAAACAACTTCAAGCTGACGGCTCGTTTGTGGCTATGGTTGGCGATGGTATAAACGATGCACCTGCATTGGCTCAGTCAGATATTGGATTCGCAATTGGATCTGGAACCGATGTGGCTATGGAATCTGCAGGTATTGTTTTAATGCAAAACAGCCTGAGTGGCGTTGTGACAGCAATACAACTGAGCCGGGCGACTTTACGGAATATAAAAGAGAATCTGTTTTGGGCATTTGCCTACAATACAGCGGGGATTCCCGTGGCAGCAGGCGTTCTATATTTATTTGGAGGACCGGTATTGAACCCGATGTTTGCTGCTGCAGCCATGGCAATGAGTTCTGTATCCGTTGTAACCAATGCCTTGAGATTAAGATATTTTAAACCGGATGAAGGAATACAGTATCCTGATCAAAATATAAAATCTGAAAACAAGGAGACGGAAATGAAAACAAAAATCAACATTGATGGTATGAGTTGTATGCATTGTGCAAAAACCGTAACAGAGAAACTCAATGGTGTTGAGGGGATTTCTTCAACCACGGTTAATCTTGAAGAAAAGCATGCGATTGTGGACTCAAATTCTCCCGTGGACGAGGCGCTTGTTACCCAGGTGATAACTGATGCGGGTTACAAAGTCTTGGGAATTGAAGCACATAAGTAA